The Nocardioides marmorisolisilvae genomic interval AGGAGATCGGCGACTTTGCCGAGGAGAACCTGCCGTTCTACGCAGTGCCGCGCTACTACGACGTCCGCTCGGACCTTCCTCGCACAGCTACTCACAAGGTACGCCGGGAAGCCCTTCGCAAAACGGGCGTCACGCCGACGACCTGGGATCGCGGTCGAACCAAACGTACACAATCGGTAACCGAGAACCGGTGATATCGCAGCCTGGTCAGACGATGACGCCGGACCTGAAGATGTCGATCTGAGCCTTGACGACGTCATCGATCGTGCGGGAGCCGTCGGGGTCAAACCACCGGAAGACCCAAGTGATAGAGCCCATCATCACCCGGAATGCCATCCGGGGGTCGAGTTCTGAACGCAGCACGCCTTCCGTGACGCCTCGCTCGATCTGGTCGAGCCAATAGCGTTCGACGCGAGCGCTAGACGCATCCAGCGTCGGCATTACCGAACTGAGGTACTTCCAGTCGCCGAGCAAGATCTGCACCGCGGACCAGTGCTTGAACCCGACCTCAAGCGAGACGGTCGTCAAGCGCTCGATCGCGTCTACAGCACCCTGTGACTCCGCCACGACCGTGTCGTAGCCCTCGAAGAGATCGTCCCAATAGCTGGTGATGATCTCTTCGATCATCGCCTCCTTCGACGCGAAGTGGTGGTAGAGGCTGCCCGCCATAATGCCAGCGCGCTTGGCGATCTGACGGATGGATGAGCCTTGGATGCCGTTCTCAGCCATCGTCATGGCGGCCACCTGGAGCAGGTCTGCTCGTCTGGTGGTGGATGCCGCGACCTTCTCCGGAGCTTGTCCGGCGCTTCCAGTCAAGTGCTGCCTTCCTGTCCTCCGGGGGAGTAGTCCGCGGCTGCTGCGACTCCGCACGTCAACTCATCTGGCTGCGGGTGATGCTACCGCAGTCCCAATCGTGGCTCAGGCTCGCACCAGTGCGCTGGCAGAGCTCCGCCGCTGGACCGCTCGTGTAGCGAATCTACCCGCCGCGTACTCCAGCAAAACAACCGCGAACAAGATCAGCCCGGTAAAGAGCTGAATGACGTCATCAGTAGCTCCGTGCGCGTTCAGCCCGCTGGACACCATCCCGAGAATGACGACGCCAAAGGCCACGTGAAGGACGGTGCCCCTTCCCCCGACGAGGCTGATGCCGCCGACGAGAGCAGCCGAGATTGCCCCGAGCAGCAAGGTCCCATATGCATTTGGCGTGATCGCTCCAACCTTCAGCGAGGCCAGCGATCCGGCCAGTGCGGCGCATCCGGCCGATGTACCGAAGGCGAAGGTAATCGGCCTGATCAGCGAGACGCCAGCGGCTATCGCTTCCTCCCGGGCCCCGCCGATCGCGTAGACCTCTCGGCCCCAACGGGTGAATGCCAGATAGAAGGCGAGCATGATGAACACTCCGATAGCCGCGACAATGTCTGGCGAGAGGAATGGGCCCCACCGGTCCAGCAGGAACGCGGTGTCTTTGAGCGACTCCACGCTGAGCGGCTGCCCACCGCAGAGCTGGAAGCTGACGCCGCCCAGCAGCACCAGGGTGCCGACGGTGACCACCAACGAGTTGATGCGCAGTCGCGCGATGAGCAATCCCTGCATGCAGCCGAAGAGCGCCATGGTCGCTGTTGCGGCGATGATCGCAACCAGCACACCCGTACCCAGATTCACCAGCCGGACCGTGAGAGCGCCGCCCACGGCAGCGCTCGCAGCCACGGAGACATCCAGCTCCGCCGCGATCATCGTCACCGCGGCTCCCACTGCCACCAGTCCGAGCAGGCTGAAGTTGAGGAGGACGGAGTAGACGCCGCTGGTTCCGCGGAAGAGCTCGGTCGTCGACCCGAGACCGACCCACAAGGCAACCAGCAAGATGATCTGCGGCCAGTACGGACGGACAGCCTGAAGCGCGCGTTCCATCATTTCCCCCTG includes:
- a CDS encoding TetR/AcrR family transcriptional regulator gives rise to the protein MRSRSSRGLLPRRTGRQHLTGSAGQAPEKVAASTTRRADLLQVAAMTMAENGIQGSSIRQIAKRAGIMAGSLYHHFASKEAMIEEIITSYWDDLFEGYDTVVAESQGAVDAIERLTTVSLEVGFKHWSAVQILLGDWKYLSSVMPTLDASSARVERYWLDQIERGVTEGVLRSELDPRMAFRVMMGSITWVFRWFDPDGSRTIDDVVKAQIDIFRSGVIV
- a CDS encoding ABC transporter permease codes for the protein MERALQAVRPYWPQIILLVALWVGLGSTTELFRGTSGVYSVLLNFSLLGLVAVGAAVTMIAAELDVSVAASAAVGGALTVRLVNLGTGVLVAIIAATATMALFGCMQGLLIARLRINSLVVTVGTLVLLGGVSFQLCGGQPLSVESLKDTAFLLDRWGPFLSPDIVAAIGVFIMLAFYLAFTRWGREVYAIGGAREEAIAAGVSLIRPITFAFGTSAGCAALAGSLASLKVGAITPNAYGTLLLGAISAALVGGISLVGGRGTVLHVAFGVVILGMVSSGLNAHGATDDVIQLFTGLILFAVVLLEYAAGRFATRAVQRRSSASALVRA